The following proteins are encoded in a genomic region of Mycolicibacterium confluentis:
- a CDS encoding SDR family NAD(P)-dependent oxidoreductase, translated as MTADETRVALVTGGNSGIGLATAQLLNERGYAVAICGRDAGRLETAVNETGAKLAVQADVSDRDAAYAAVEEVVGTLGRLDALVNAHGILGAPTPLADLTPEQWHTMLNINLLGPIWTTTAATAELSKTQGAVVNVASINAIQAEQQMAPYGVSKAGLVGFTKYAAADLAPMGIRVNAVLPGWVHTPMAAPHFEEAGVTDGRMSTNYMGRAASPRELAQVIAFLLSKEASFVTGAEIVADGGHWIKMQDLAPLTD; from the coding sequence ATGACGGCTGATGAAACCCGCGTTGCCCTGGTTACCGGCGGCAACAGTGGTATCGGACTCGCAACTGCCCAACTCCTCAACGAGCGGGGTTACGCGGTCGCCATCTGCGGCCGGGATGCGGGCCGTCTCGAAACGGCGGTCAACGAAACCGGCGCCAAGCTGGCGGTGCAGGCCGATGTCTCCGATCGGGACGCGGCGTACGCGGCGGTCGAGGAGGTCGTCGGCACGCTCGGTCGTCTGGATGCACTGGTGAACGCGCACGGCATCCTCGGTGCGCCAACTCCTCTGGCCGACCTCACACCCGAGCAGTGGCACACCATGTTGAACATCAACCTGCTCGGACCGATCTGGACCACCACGGCAGCCACCGCCGAACTCAGCAAGACCCAGGGCGCCGTGGTGAACGTAGCGTCGATCAACGCCATCCAAGCTGAGCAGCAGATGGCACCCTACGGCGTGTCCAAGGCAGGGCTGGTGGGCTTCACCAAGTACGCCGCGGCCGACCTCGCGCCCATGGGAATTCGGGTCAACGCCGTACTTCCCGGCTGGGTGCACACACCGATGGCCGCCCCCCACTTCGAGGAGGCCGGGGTTACCGACGGGCGGATGTCGACCAACTACATGGGCCGTGCCGCGAGCCCGCGCGAACTGGCCCAAGTGATCGCGTTCCTCTTGTCCAAGGAAGCGAGTTTCGTGACCGGCGCAGAAATCGTCGCCGACGGCGGGCACTGGATCAAGATGCAGGATCTGGCCCCCCTCACGGACTGA
- the pdxS gene encoding pyridoxal 5'-phosphate synthase lyase subunit PdxS has translation MSNDVLTPVVGTAGVKRGMAEMLKGGVIMDVVTPEQARIAEGAGAVAVMALERVPADIRAQGGVSRMSDPDMIEGIISAVTIPVMAKVRIGHFVEAQILTRLGVDYIDESEVLTPADYTHHIDKWRFTVPFVCGATNLGEALRRITEGAAMIRSKGEAGTGDVSNATTHMRQIGGEIRRLTSLSEDELFVAAKELQAPYELVAEVARAGKLPVTLFTAGGIATPADAAMMMQLGAEGVFVGSGIFKSGDPAARAAAIVKATTFYDDPDVLAKVSRGLGEAMVGINVEDIAAPHRLAERGW, from the coding sequence ATGAGCAACGACGTCCTCACACCCGTCGTAGGTACTGCGGGCGTGAAGCGCGGTATGGCGGAGATGCTCAAGGGTGGCGTCATCATGGACGTCGTCACGCCGGAGCAGGCCCGGATCGCCGAAGGTGCCGGAGCAGTGGCCGTCATGGCCCTGGAGCGAGTGCCCGCCGACATCCGCGCCCAGGGCGGGGTGTCGCGGATGAGCGACCCCGACATGATCGAGGGAATCATCTCCGCGGTGACCATCCCGGTGATGGCCAAGGTCCGCATCGGACACTTCGTCGAGGCGCAGATCCTCACACGCCTTGGCGTGGACTACATCGACGAGTCCGAGGTGCTCACCCCCGCCGACTACACCCACCACATCGACAAGTGGCGCTTCACCGTGCCGTTCGTGTGCGGCGCGACCAATCTCGGTGAGGCGCTTCGCCGGATCACCGAGGGCGCGGCGATGATCCGCTCCAAGGGCGAGGCCGGCACCGGTGATGTGTCCAACGCGACCACCCACATGCGCCAGATCGGCGGCGAGATCCGCCGGCTGACGTCGCTGTCCGAGGATGAGCTGTTCGTAGCGGCCAAGGAACTGCAGGCCCCCTACGAGCTGGTCGCCGAGGTGGCCCGGGCCGGGAAGCTGCCGGTGACGCTGTTCACCGCGGGCGGCATCGCGACGCCTGCCGATGCGGCGATGATGATGCAGCTCGGTGCCGAGGGCGTGTTCGTCGGCTCGGGCATCTTCAAGTCCGGCGATCCGGCCGCGCGTGCGGCGGCGATCGTCAAGGCCACCACCTTCTACGACGATCCCGATGTGCTGGCCAAGGTCTCCCGTGGACTCGGTGAGGCGATGGTCGGCATCAACGTCGAGGACATCGCGGCACCGCACCGCCTCGCCGAACGCGGCTGGTAA
- a CDS encoding IclR family transcriptional regulator produces the protein MSDTLTALAEHESLSATQISEIIQEPRSSVYRLLRTMREYGYVDRAHRGEFVLGTRLLQLGAGVAARFNLREAALPRMWELRDETDATVLLFVKRGDHAICVERFDGRYVRWEITDVGDLLPLYAGAAPRLMLALSSDEEIDRYLDEATLEAPTKHSPTSPRRVREMLAEIRTTGVAVSDQDLVIGVASIAAPIRNHSGEVVGAMSYSGLAATLLGNGNRDKSIALIKAAALATSLDLGWNPDRNTPVDHST, from the coding sequence ATGAGCGACACACTGACCGCACTGGCGGAGCATGAGTCCCTCAGTGCGACCCAGATTTCCGAAATCATCCAGGAGCCTCGCAGCAGCGTCTACCGGTTGTTGCGCACGATGCGCGAGTACGGCTACGTAGACCGGGCACACCGCGGGGAGTTCGTGCTCGGCACACGCCTCCTTCAGCTCGGTGCCGGCGTGGCCGCACGATTCAACCTCCGCGAAGCTGCGCTTCCACGCATGTGGGAGCTGCGGGATGAGACCGACGCGACCGTGCTGCTCTTCGTCAAGCGTGGCGACCATGCCATCTGTGTCGAACGGTTCGACGGACGCTACGTGCGTTGGGAGATCACCGATGTCGGTGACCTCCTTCCTCTGTACGCGGGCGCGGCCCCCCGTTTGATGCTCGCACTGTCATCGGACGAGGAGATCGATCGATATCTGGACGAGGCCACCCTCGAGGCGCCGACCAAGCACTCCCCCACGTCTCCCCGCAGGGTCCGCGAAATGCTGGCCGAGATCAGAACCACCGGCGTTGCGGTGAGTGATCAAGATCTGGTGATCGGGGTGGCGTCCATCGCCGCACCGATCAGGAACCATTCGGGCGAGGTGGTGGGAGCAATGTCCTACTCCGGCCTGGCGGCAACCCTTCTGGGCAATGGCAATCGTGACAAGTCCATCGCATTGATCAAGGCTGCCGCCCTGGCCACTTCCCTGGATCTGGGATGGAATCCCGACCGGAACACCCCAGTGGATCACTCGACGTGA